The genomic interval CCGCGGAACTCCTGCCCCACGCGCCTGAACCGCCGCTGCGAGGTCTCTGGACGCTCCAAGGGCTACTACCGGAAGTTCGCCATCTCCCGCATCGCGCTGCGCGAGCTCGCCCTCAAGGGCCAGCTTCCCGGTGTGCGGAAGTCGAGCTGGTAGCCAGAGGCCCCGCCGTGAAAGAAGACATCCACCCGGATTACCACCCCGTCCTGTTCGTCGACACGGCGACGGGACACGAATGGGTGAGCCGCTCCACCATGACCTCGAGCGAGACCAAGGAAGTCGACGGCCAGGAGCTGCCCGTCATCAAGCTCGAGATCTCCTCGCACAGCCACCCGTTCTGGACGGGCACCATGCGCGAGCTCGACGCCGACGGGAAGATCGACCGCTTCCGACGCCGCTACGGCAAGAAGTAGAGCGCCTCCCCTCCCAGGAAGCGCGGCTTCCCCGGGGCCTCCGACACCCCTTCCCTTCGCCGATCGCAGGCGTTGGAGGGCGAGTTGCGTGCCCACGTGAGAGAGGGATTCCCACCCTCCTCCCCGAGGGGATCCGGGCGCGCCGCAATCGACTCGGACGGGAAA from Myxococcota bacterium carries:
- a CDS encoding type B 50S ribosomal protein L31, with the protein product MKEDIHPDYHPVLFVDTATGHEWVSRSTMTSSETKEVDGQELPVIKLEISSHSHPFWTGTMRELDADGKIDRFRRRYGKK
- the rpsN gene encoding 30S ribosomal protein S14, with the protein product MAKKSQVLRDKHRKQLIDKYAEKRAELRKKLNDPEVSIEEKIEVQQKFAKLPRNSCPTRLNRRCEVSGRSKGYYRKFAISRIALRELALKGQLPGVRKSSW